A region of Myxococcus stipitatus DSM 14675 DNA encodes the following proteins:
- a CDS encoding sigma-54-dependent transcriptional regulator, with product MSEALKGTVLLVDDDPAVAKVLGALLAQAGLTTYAAKDGQEALAHLERKPVDVVVSDVRMPGMDGMRLLTEIARNWPDVPVILLTAHGTVPLAVEAMKAGAADFVLKPFDREEILFTIRKALLRAHGDEANEPLRTPSAFVGGSRRMQDVQALLAKAATGMATVLLRGESGTGKELAAKAVHDGSPRRAGPFVKLHCAALPDTLLESELFGYEKGAFTGAATRKPGRVELAHGGTLFLDEIGDISPTVQVKLLRVIQERELERLGGTQTLKVDVRFVAATHQPLEDLVKQGRFREDLFYRLNVVPLWLPSLRERPEDIEPLARHFLDVHAKTNAKPPFTLTDDGLAVLQAQPWPGNVRQLQNFLERLVVLADGQTLTGEDVMRELARQPGLTSPVPPASHAAPVTPEPGAHAPSSESGRTLESQRKDMERQAMVDALKRAGDNRTLAARLLGISRRTLYNKLEEHGLL from the coding sequence GTGAGCGAGGCGTTGAAGGGGACCGTGCTGCTGGTGGACGACGACCCGGCCGTGGCCAAGGTGCTGGGCGCGCTGCTGGCCCAGGCCGGGTTGACGACCTACGCCGCCAAGGATGGCCAGGAGGCGCTCGCGCACCTGGAGCGAAAGCCCGTCGACGTCGTGGTGAGTGACGTGCGCATGCCCGGCATGGACGGCATGCGGCTCTTGACGGAGATCGCCCGGAACTGGCCCGACGTCCCCGTCATCCTGCTCACCGCGCATGGCACCGTGCCGCTGGCCGTGGAGGCGATGAAGGCGGGCGCCGCGGACTTCGTGCTCAAGCCCTTCGACCGGGAGGAGATTCTCTTCACCATCCGCAAGGCCCTGCTGCGAGCCCACGGCGACGAGGCGAACGAGCCCCTGCGCACCCCCAGCGCCTTCGTGGGGGGCAGCCGCCGGATGCAGGACGTGCAGGCGCTGCTGGCGAAGGCCGCCACGGGCATGGCCACCGTGCTGCTGCGCGGCGAGTCCGGCACGGGCAAGGAGCTGGCGGCGAAGGCGGTCCACGACGGCAGTCCTCGTCGCGCCGGGCCCTTCGTGAAGCTGCACTGCGCGGCGCTGCCGGACACGCTGCTGGAGAGCGAGCTGTTCGGCTACGAGAAGGGCGCCTTCACGGGAGCGGCCACGCGCAAGCCCGGCCGGGTGGAGCTGGCGCACGGGGGCACGCTGTTCCTCGATGAAATCGGCGACATCTCCCCCACCGTCCAGGTGAAGCTGCTGCGAGTCATCCAGGAGCGAGAGCTGGAGCGGCTCGGCGGCACCCAGACGCTGAAGGTGGACGTGCGCTTCGTCGCGGCGACCCACCAGCCCCTCGAGGACCTGGTGAAGCAGGGCCGCTTCCGCGAGGACCTCTTCTACCGCCTCAACGTGGTGCCGCTGTGGCTGCCCTCCCTGCGCGAGCGGCCGGAGGACATCGAGCCCCTGGCGCGGCACTTCCTGGACGTCCACGCGAAGACCAACGCCAAGCCGCCCTTCACCCTCACCGACGACGGCCTCGCGGTGCTCCAGGCCCAGCCCTGGCCCGGCAACGTGCGCCAGCTCCAGAACTTCCTGGAGCGCCTGGTCGTGCTCGCGGATGGACAGACGCTGACGGGCGAGGACGTGATGCGCGAACTGGCCCGCCAGCCAGGACTCACGAGCCCCGTCCCTCCCGCGTCCCACGCCGCCCCCGTGACCCCGGAGCCCGGAGCCCACGCGCCCAGCTCCGAGTCAGGGCGCACGCTGGAGTCCCAGCGCAAGGACATGGAGCGGCAGGCCATGGTGGACGCCTTGAAGCGCGCGGGGGACAACCGCACGCTCGCCGCGCGCCTGCTCGGCATCAGCCGCCGCACGCTCTACAACAAGCTGGAGGAGCACGGCCTGCTGTAG
- a CDS encoding sensor histidine kinase, whose translation MTSGMWLNLIACAGLLALAGLVLARVGRNPLALPLSLLSITLSTWNITNFEIERSGEPGWRLVSFAAMVMTLPSTLHFILTFVGRRRRSAWAMYGTYGVMGALSLVLLAALGAPTLTARLSTWHIGLISTVLIAPPLCGGFALLGLHLRDAKHPDERARAGLVVVGLGLLVGMMLTEFAGELDLSQVPRLGNVGTLLGLPMMTLAALRIGLFERDVGAEAPWMALLAVPLAGVGVLAYLAVFRLFAAQVSVLVVLTTAITFALLAAARRGVTAFVTRDERMNRLATLGRFSAQMAHDLKNPIAALKGAAQYLKEEHARGQSWDHQGEFLDLMLEQVDRLGRVVDTYQRMARVEPRLHAVDLGGLVEGVLSLQAFASPGQTTILRDLEPGLPPCAADADLLSNAVENLVLNGIEAMPRGGTLTVRTLRDGKALVVEVEDTGEGMDARTKERAFDDFFTTKASGSGLGLAFVRRVVEAHGGTVRLTSREGHGTVVRLRLPEAVPHAGSGIEGEAA comes from the coding sequence ATGACGAGCGGGATGTGGCTCAACCTCATCGCCTGCGCCGGGCTGCTCGCGCTCGCGGGCCTGGTGCTCGCGCGCGTCGGGCGCAACCCGCTCGCGCTGCCGCTGTCGCTCCTGTCCATCACCCTCTCCACCTGGAACATCACCAACTTCGAAATCGAGCGCTCGGGAGAGCCCGGCTGGAGGCTGGTCAGCTTCGCCGCCATGGTGATGACCCTCCCCAGCACCCTGCACTTCATCCTCACCTTCGTGGGACGACGCAGGCGCTCGGCCTGGGCCATGTACGGCACCTACGGCGTCATGGGCGCGCTCTCCCTGGTGCTGCTCGCCGCGCTCGGGGCCCCCACCCTGACCGCCCGGCTGTCCACCTGGCACATCGGCCTCATCTCCACCGTGCTCATCGCGCCGCCCCTGTGCGGAGGCTTCGCGCTGCTGGGCCTGCACCTGCGAGACGCCAAGCACCCCGATGAGCGAGCCCGCGCGGGGCTCGTCGTCGTAGGGCTGGGCCTGCTCGTGGGGATGATGTTGACGGAGTTCGCGGGGGAGCTGGACCTGTCGCAGGTGCCTCGGCTGGGCAACGTGGGGACGCTGCTGGGCCTCCCCATGATGACGCTGGCCGCGCTGCGCATCGGCCTCTTCGAGCGCGACGTGGGCGCCGAGGCCCCCTGGATGGCCCTGCTCGCCGTGCCCCTGGCGGGCGTGGGCGTGCTGGCCTACCTCGCCGTCTTCCGCCTCTTCGCCGCGCAGGTCAGCGTGCTCGTGGTGCTCACCACGGCCATCACCTTCGCGCTGCTCGCCGCCGCGCGCCGAGGCGTCACCGCCTTCGTCACCCGCGACGAGCGGATGAACCGCCTGGCCACCCTGGGCCGCTTCTCCGCGCAGATGGCGCACGACCTGAAGAACCCCATCGCCGCGCTGAAGGGCGCCGCGCAGTACCTCAAGGAAGAGCACGCGCGCGGCCAGTCCTGGGACCACCAGGGCGAGTTCCTGGACCTCATGCTGGAGCAGGTGGACCGGCTCGGGCGCGTGGTCGACACCTACCAGCGGATGGCGCGCGTGGAGCCCCGCCTCCACGCCGTGGACCTGGGCGGACTCGTCGAAGGGGTCCTGTCACTCCAGGCCTTCGCGAGCCCCGGCCAGACGACCATCCTCCGCGACCTGGAGCCGGGCCTCCCTCCGTGCGCCGCGGACGCGGACCTCTTGTCCAACGCCGTGGAGAACCTGGTGCTCAACGGCATCGAGGCCATGCCTCGGGGCGGCACCCTCACCGTGCGCACGCTGCGCGACGGCAAGGCCCTGGTGGTGGAGGTGGAGGACACCGGCGAGGGCATGGACGCGCGCACGAAGGAGCGGGCCTTCGACGACTTCTTCACCACCAAGGCCTCCGGGAGTGGCCTGGGGTTGGCATTCGTTCGCCGGGTGGTGGAGGCCCACGGAGGCACGGTGCGTCTGACAAGCCGGGAGGGACACGGTACGGTGGTGCGCCTGCGCCTGCCGGAAGCCGTCCCGCACGCCGGCAGTGGAATCGAAGGGGAGGCTGCGTGA